The Salvia miltiorrhiza cultivar Shanhuang (shh) chromosome 1, IMPLAD_Smil_shh, whole genome shotgun sequence genome has a window encoding:
- the LOC131007157 gene encoding uncharacterized protein LOC131007157, which translates to MVKKNLSTKERNNIVQFLLANSKNGKPLKGKMKEVVFKFNSSERTVCRLLVAAKNQQSQGEIIYLQSQKPNTPRRKRVEIDLELILNLDLLQRSTIRKLAFRISCSKSTMWRWVNKGLIKAHTSAIKSDLTAPNKLLRFTFILEALEFDRIINTLKFKSMNNTMHIDEKWFYITKTYHRLYLRPGEAEPHRTCRSRKSITKVMFMCAMCRPIFFTGCESHI; encoded by the coding sequence atggtgAAGAAGAATCTCTCCACCAAGGAAAGGAACAACATTGTTCAATTCCTTCTTGCAAACTCCAAAAATGGCAAGCCACTGAAAGGCAAAATGAAAGAGGTCGTCTTCAAGTTCAACAGCAGTGAGAGGACCGTCTGTAGGCTTTTGGTAGCTGCAAAGAATCAACAATCACAAGGTGAGATCATCTATCTACAAAGTCAAAAACCCAACACACCAAGGAGAAAGCGAGTAGAGATCGATTTGGAGCTAATCTTAAATCTAGATTTACTTCAAAGATCAACAATAAGAAAGCTTGCATTTAGGATTTCATGCAGTAAGAGCACAATGTGGAGATGGGTGAATAAAGGTTTGATCAAAGCTCACACATCAGCTATAAAGTCTGATCTCACAGCACCAAACAAGCTACTTAGGTTCACTTTCATACTAGAGGCACTTGAATTTGATAGAATCATTAACACTTTGAAGTTCAAAAGCATGAATAACACAATGCACATAGACGAGAAGTGGTTTTACATCACAAAAACTTATCACAGATTGTACCTCAGGCCTGGAGAGGCAGAGCCACATAGGACATGTAGAAGCAGGAAATCCATAACCAAGGTCATGTTTATGTGTGCAATGTGCAGACCTATTTTTTTCACAGGATGTGAAAGTCATATTTGA